The Candidatus Gracilibacteria bacterium genome includes a window with the following:
- a CDS encoding Fic family protein, giving the protein MQFPPITELLAKIDVLMEDIHSMKPLSTGELRELQKSLRVMEVYNSNAIEGNTLTLGETKLVIEDGITIGGKSIREMHEAENLAKAIDEIITHHGNITEKTILTLHELIMKNIDDENAGVYRKIQVFISGDESKPPKSDEVQRLMDELLDWYNTHGDIHPALLASEFHYRFVKIHPFVDGNGRTARLLANMILMSRGYPMIVLPVVRRMDYITSLHSLTGSLEIFQNFYADIVHENLRDYMRMIQS; this is encoded by the coding sequence ATGCAATTCCCTCCCATTACTGAACTTCTCGCGAAAATCGATGTCCTCATGGAAGATATCCATTCTATGAAGCCTCTTTCGACATGAGAACTCAGAGAGCTCCAGAAGAGTCTCCGTGTGATGGAAGTCTATAATTCGAATGCCATAGAAGGAAATACTCTCACACTCGGAGAAACGAAGCTCGTTATCGAGGATGGGATCACTATCGGAGGGAAATCTATACGAGAAATGCATGAAGCAGAGAACCTCGCAAAAGCTATTGATGAGATAATCACTCACCATGGAAATATCACAGAAAAAACGATTCTGACACTTCATGAACTTATCATGAAGAATATCGATGATGAGAATGCTGGGGTATATAGGAAAATCCAAGTATTCATATCATGAGACGAATCAAAACCTCCAAAATCGGACGAAGTTCAGAGACTTATGGATGAACTTCTTGATTGGTACAATACTCACGGAGATATTCATCCTGCACTCCTTGCGAGTGAATTCCACTACCGCTTCGTGAAGATTCATCCATTTGTCGATGGGAATGGTCGAACCGCACGACTTCTTGCGAACATGATTCTCATGAGTCGCGGATATCCGATGATAGTACTTCCCGTTGTTCGTCGTATGGACTATATCACTTCCCTTCATTCTCTCACAGGAAGCCTTGAGATATTCCAGAATTTCTATGCAGATATTGTGCATGAGAATCTCAGAGACTACATGCGGATGATACAATCCTAA
- a CDS encoding ATP-binding protein gives MPSKDTGFDAFFEAITTSPEFKSAVTKDWKGDSMEALEASLRSMQSGVDKAADMMKEFEATYNTPEAQAAAMNSAQNPPKTGNPKDDEQVSAIEVQHFVKKEGKPWGFEAVAGMDNLKEELKNSFIKPLKFKFLIEKLRKEEDARDVIPANAGIQKTEILDSVTSTEGQKQQELLLKLYTEYEKFKISIPTGMLFYGPPGTGKTFITKKLAEELGCGFVAKNMGEFGSSYLHQTTKNIKDFFAGAKKAAENEPIILFLDEIDSLVSARTDRVDANKAEEISQFLQEFNALETAPNLIVIAATNRPDHLDPAILRSGRLDKKIYIGPPDEIARKELFKMYIERMGRPHEKLDYDELAKISDGYVSADIEAICDEVARDASRNLLDLVDEAENGKLTNELLEGNKITMNSLRKTLAETPSSLKMVDMSVYESWLEKTR, from the coding sequence ATGCCTTCAAAAGACACCGGTTTCGACGCTTTCTTCGAAGCAATCACTACTTCCCCAGAATTCAAATCCGCAGTCACAAAAGACTGGAAATGAGATTCCATGGAAGCCCTTGAAGCCTCACTTCGTAGTATGCAATCATGAGTTGACAAGGCTGCTGATATGATGAAGGAATTTGAAGCAACATACAACACTCCAGAAGCGCAAGCCGCAGCGATGAATTCAGCACAAAATCCACCAAAAACTGGAAATCCGAAAGATGACGAACAAGTCTCAGCTATAGAGGTTCAGCACTTTGTGAAAAAAGAAGGAAAACCATGGGGATTCGAAGCAGTTGCTGGGATGGATAACCTAAAGGAAGAACTCAAGAATAGCTTCATCAAACCACTGAAATTCAAGTTTCTCATAGAGAAACTACGAAAAGAGGAGGATGCTCGTGATGTCATTCCTGCGAATGCAGGAATCCAGAAAACAGAAATACTAGATTCCGTGACAAGCACGGAATGACAGAAACAACAAGAACTCCTCCTCAAGCTCTACACCGAATATGAGAAATTCAAGATTTCCATCCCGACAGGAATGCTTTTTTATGGACCTCCAGGAACAGGAAAAACCTTCATCACCAAAAAACTCGCTGAAGAACTCGGATGCGGATTCGTCGCGAAAAATATGGGAGAATTCGGTTCATCATATCTCCATCAGACAACCAAGAATATCAAAGATTTCTTCGCGGGAGCCAAGAAAGCGGCAGAAAATGAACCGATTATTCTTTTTCTTGACGAGATTGATTCGCTCGTATCTGCACGTACCGACCGCGTCGATGCGAACAAAGCGGAAGAGATTTCACAATTTCTCCAGGAATTCAATGCACTCGAAACAGCACCGAATCTGATTGTAATAGCCGCAACCAATCGTCCTGACCATCTCGATCCCGCAATTCTCCGATCTGGTCGCCTCGATAAAAAAATCTATATCGGACCTCCTGATGAAATCGCGAGAAAAGAGCTCTTCAAAATGTATATAGAGAGAATGGGTCGCCCGCATGAGAAGCTCGACTATGATGAGCTCGCAAAAATCTCTGATGGATACGTCTCAGCGGATATCGAAGCCATCTGTGACGAAGTTGCTCGTGATGCATCGAGAAATCTCCTCGATCTCGTCGATGAAGCAGAAAATGGAAAACTCACTAATGAGCTCCTCGAATGAAATAAAATCACCATGAATTCTCTCCGAAAAACACTTGCAGAAACTCCATCTTCACTCAAGATGGTGGATATGAGTGTGTATGAGAGTTGGCTCGAGAAAACAAGGTAA
- a CDS encoding pilin, which produces MGIFSGAWATLPSELSVVGDVSIGIDSSTGDLIDQTQSVGFRILSLAKIIISGFALIYLVMIGVYMVVFSENEERIKAQRKQIMLALIGFVFINIPGIIYQIFFSTPRSVEVIGDTPISWSSTVGGFFWDTTITDGFLRNLILFFQVFIFGAAVMTFTWGLFALITSAGNEEQLKKAKNRILYGTLGLLFLSFVRLWGTMITSYNFVRDVTTVAGKFFVLALYFAGPVAVFFLIWGGYYYITSGGDEERTKKGKNIIVNTFIATLILLASYSFLADLINFTF; this is translated from the coding sequence TTGGGAATTTTTTCTGGGGCTTGGGCGACTCTCCCATCTGAGCTCAGCGTTGTTGGCGATGTTTCTATAGGAATAGATTCATCAACTTGAGATCTGATCGATCAGACTCAGAGTGTTGGATTCAGGATTTTGTCACTTGCGAAAATTATCATATCAGGATTTGCGCTCATTTATCTAGTGATGATTGGTGTGTATATGGTGGTGTTTTCAGAAAATGAAGAACGTATAAAAGCTCAAAGAAAACAGATTATGCTCGCGCTTATCGGTTTTGTTTTTATCAATATTCCAGGGATTATTTACCAAATATTTTTTTCTACTCCACGAAGTGTTGAGGTTATCGGTGATACACCTATTAGTTGGTCTTCGACGGTCGGAGGATTTTTCTGGGATACGACTATTACCGATGGATTCTTGAGGAATCTTATTCTCTTTTTCCAGGTATTCATATTTGGTGCTGCGGTTATGACGTTTACTTGGTGACTCTTTGCTCTGATCACTTCTGCTGGCAATGAAGAGCAACTCAAAAAAGCAAAAAACCGTATTCTCTACGGAACTCTTGGGCTTCTTTTCTTGAGTTTTGTGCGTCTGTGGGGGACGATGATTACATCATACAATTTTGTGAGAGATGTAACCACAGTAGCAGGAAAATTCTTTGTTTTGGCACTCTACTTTGCTGGTCCAGTTGCAGTATTCTTTCTCATCTGGGGCGGATACTATTATATCACTTCTGGTGGTGATGAAGAACGCACAAAAAAAGGAAAAAATATTATCGTGAATACATTCATCGCTACACTTATCCTGCTTGCCTCATATAGTTTCCTCGCGGATCTTATCAATTTTACTTTTTAG
- a CDS encoding HD domain-containing protein: protein MPPFLTTSHPIIESILSGLSIYRWNTFPRLREITALDHLTFVAHISLLLAFTREEEEGVQYDISLLLRKILFSGFFTFTYSDISSDVKSRLRNKNPEIYTELENALYEHMNSWDLDARIREDISAIQEKSKEDELIAFAKLWASYYEVYNNSVVYPDAYGKVIRNMIERSKNPDFAPFLPYLDFEPHNQNDLERYLLVIHRLASSFRWNRSVRKYPISVLSHTYIITFFTYFIARREEFDEDTLVDMLLTALYHDVPEAITGDIITPTKKAVPGLEEAIEHIEHDMVEDYLLSYLDGHSFRELIKKKMLKPWQEKHGNLVKQADILSAYHEARMEAPYSEDFQTVTENLRKKVTIE, encoded by the coding sequence ATGCCTCCTTTTCTCACCACATCGCATCCAATCATAGAGAGCATTCTCTCCGGACTTTCTATCTATCGCTGGAATACTTTTCCGAGACTCCGAGAAATCACAGCACTCGATCATCTGACGTTTGTTGCTCATATTTCCCTTCTGCTTGCCTTCACTCGAGAGGAGGAAGAGTGAGTCCAGTACGACATTTCTCTCTTATTGCGAAAAATCTTGTTTTCTGGTTTTTTCACTTTCACCTACTCTGATATCAGTTCTGACGTGAAGTCTCGACTCCGAAATAAAAATCCAGAAATATATACAGAACTCGAGAATGCACTTTATGAACATATGAATTCTTGGGATCTGGATGCACGCATTCGGGAAGATATCTCTGCGATTCAAGAGAAATCCAAGGAAGATGAGCTCATCGCTTTCGCGAAACTCTGGGCATCATACTATGAAGTCTATAATAATTCTGTCGTCTATCCAGATGCTTATGGGAAAGTCATACGAAATATGATAGAACGGTCGAAAAATCCTGATTTCGCACCATTTCTCCCGTATCTCGACTTCGAGCCACACAATCAGAATGACCTCGAACGGTATCTCCTCGTGATTCATCGGTTGGCATCGAGCTTCCGCTGGAATCGTTCGGTGCGAAAGTATCCTATTTCTGTTCTTTCTCACACCTATATCATCACATTTTTCACCTACTTCATCGCACGAAGAGAAGAATTCGATGAAGACACACTCGTCGATATGCTCTTGACAGCGCTCTATCATGATGTGCCTGAAGCTATCACGGGTGATATCATCACTCCGACCAAGAAGGCGGTTCCAGGACTCGAAGAGGCTATCGAACACATCGAACACGATATGGTCGAGGATTATCTTCTCTCATATCTCGATGGACATAGCTTCCGCGAACTCATCAAGAAGAAAATGCTGAAGCCTTGGCAAGAAAAGCATGGGAATCTCGTGAAGCAGGCGGATATCCTCTCTGCGTATCACGAAGCTCGTATGGAGGCGCCTTATAGTGAAGATTTCCAGACGGTGACAGAAAATCTGAGGAAAAAAGTCACCATCGAATAG
- a CDS encoding phage holin family protein, producing MYYLFQFLISAGAIYFVAQSGYVSGIEIQNGYTSILIFAVILGLVNLFLGTLLRIIAFPIRLITLGLFSFVISLIVVKVADELVPGITLNGIVPIIVIALVSGITSFILKLFK from the coding sequence ATGTACTATCTTTTCCAATTTCTCATCTCGGCTTGAGCCATCTACTTTGTTGCACAGTCTGGGTATGTTTCTGGTATAGAAATCCAGAATGGATATACTTCCATTCTCATTTTTGCAGTCATACTTGGACTCGTGAATCTGTTCCTTGGAACACTATTGCGAATTATTGCTTTTCCGATTCGACTCATTACTCTCGGACTTTTTTCATTCGTTATCAGTCTGATTGTCGTGAAAGTTGCTGATGAACTGGTGCCAGGCATCACTCTGAATGGTATTGTTCCCATCATTGTGATTGCACTGGTATCAGGAATTACTTCTTTCATTCTCAAACTTTTCAAATAA